GCGCCAATCACCGGATTGTTTCCGGTGCATCTGCCGTCTGCTCCACATCCGTATCTTCTTACCGTGCACGATCAACTTTTTTTCATACACCAGCATTCCATGCTCGATCCATCGGTGGAACACGGTCGCCGGGCCCTGAGGAGCGCACAACACCCAAAGGAACAAACCCAGAGCGGCGTCGAGAAACCATTTGCGTCAGCGTGGTCGAACGTGCACAATTCGGATCATAGTCGAATGCGCTCATCAACAGCGTTTGATCATAATGAGCTTGTTCCCTTC
The genomic region above belongs to bacterium and contains:
- a CDS encoding DUF2914 domain-containing protein encodes the protein MLVYEKKLIVHGKKIRMWSRRQMHRKQSGDWRVEIVSKGGVVLGMVLFKI